From the genome of Streptomyces xanthophaeus:
TCCTGTCGGGCCTCGCGGCGGTGCACGCGGAGGGCGTGGTGCACCGCGACATCAAACCGGCCAACATCCTGATGGAGGCCACCGGAACCGGGCGGCCGCACCTGCGGCTGTCCGACTTCGGCATCTCCATGCGCAAGGGCGAGCCCCGGCTGACCGAGACCGACCTCGTGGTGGGCACGCCGGGCTATTTCGCCCCCGAGCAACTCCTGGGCGCCGAGCCCGACTTCCCCGCCGACCTCTTCGCCGTGGGGCTGGTCGCCCTGTACCTCCTCCAGGGCCGCAAGCCCGACTCCCGGGCACTGGTGGAGCACTTCTTCGCGCAGGGCACCCCGGGCGCCCCCGAAGGCGTTCCCGCACCGCTGTGGGACGTCATCGCCGCTCTCCTGCAGCCGGACCCCCAGAGCCGCTTCCGGACGGCCACAGGGGCGCGCAAAGCCCTTGCCGAGGCCGTGGAGCTGCTGCCGCCGCCCGCCCCGGACGAGGATCCGGTGGAGGTGTTCGACCAACTCGGCCCGCTGCCGCCCGGCTTCGGCCCGCAGGGCCCGCTGAGCACGGCGGCCGCGCCCCCGCAGGCACCCGCGCCCGCCGCCGAGGCCGTGGCGCCGGGGGCTTCCGCCTCCGTGACGGTGCCCGCGGAGCCGGTCCGGCCCGACCCGCGCGGTACGGCGGGTACGGCCCCGGCGGCCCGCACCGCGCCGACGGCCCCGTACCCGGCCGCTCCCGCCGCTCCCGCCGTCCCCGTCCCTGTGGCCGCAGTCCCGGCCCGGGTACCCGCGTACGGGCCTTCGGAGACGGGCAGCTTCCACCTGCCGCCGCCGGGCGCGCCGGCCGCGCCGGTCTCCTCGGCCCCCGCCGGGGCGCCGGTCCGGGCGGGCGGCAGGATCGCCCCGCCCCGGGCGAAGGCGGTGGCCTCCCTGCTCGCCGCGGCGCTGCTCTGCTTCGCGGTGGGCGTCTGGGCCCTCACCCGGTTGTAGGACCGCGCCCCCGCCGCCCGAGCAGCGTCCAGCCGCCCAGCACCAGCAGCAGGACGGTCCCGGCCCCGAATCCGGCGCCCGCCACGATCCGCATCGTGGAGTGCCGCTCGACGGCCTCGGCGGCCTCCGGGGCGGTGAGCCCCTCCTTGGCCGCGGCCCGGTCCCCGTCGCCCACGCCGAAGCCTCCCGCGGCCGGACTCCCCCGGTACGCGGGCGGCTTGGCGGGCGTACCCGTGACGTCCAGGCGCAGGGTCAGCGGCACGGGCGCCGCGTCCTCGGTGAACTCGGCGACCTTCGCGCCCATCGTGACCGCGACGTAGTACCAGCCCGCGACGGAGACCGGCTTCACGCCCTGATCGCCTGCGAAGCGGTTCTCGTACGCGACGGGCGGGGTCTTCTCCAGGGTGATCCCGGCCTGCTTGCCGTCGTACGAGGTGTCCTTGTCGGAGATCAGGCCCCGGTACGGGCTGTAGAGGGACACGGTGAGCCCGCCCGACGCCGAGCCGTAGGTCTTGGTCATCTTCGCGGCGGCCAGTTCGGCGCCGAGGCCCAGCTGCTGCCCCCAGTCCAGCGGGACCCGGTAGAAGCGGGTCTGCCCGGGCCGCATCTCGTCGCGCCACACGCCGGCGTCCAGGGCGCGGGCGTCGTTGAAGCCGGTGCCGCCGCTGCGGGGCACCGCCTCGGTGCCGGGCAGCACGGGGGCGCCCGAGGGCCAGGTGCTGGGCGCGGTGGTGGGGCCGCCTGCGCCGAGGCCGGGCTCCCGCTGGACCTTGATCTCCAGCGGCCAGGGGCTCTGGTCGTAGCCCTTGGCCGACGTCCGCGTGACCTTGGCGTAGTAGACGCCCGCGGGCGCGCAGTCCTCGTCCTCGGCGCCCCGGCGGACGCCCGCGGCGCCGATCGGGTAGGGGTCGTAGCCGAAGTTCGCCCGGCCGCCGCTGCGCGGGCAGGAGCGCCCGGCGGTGGTCATGACCTCCACGGCGATGCCGTCGCCGCCGGAGACCTTCGCACCGGCCGCGGGGCGGACCACGGCGGAGACGTAGACGTCGGACCCGTCCTGGTCCAGGACGAGCCGGTACACGCGTTCCCCCGGCCCGAGCGTGTCCCGGTAGACGTTCCCGGCCTCGATCTGCGGGGCGTCGGCCGTGGAGGGCTTGCCCTCGATCGCCTTGGCGCCGTCCGCGGCCCGGTAGGTCGGCAGGGGGCCGGGCGCGGCCCCCTCGGCGTACGCGACCCCCGGCGCTCCCGCGACCAGGCCCAGGGCCGCCGCCCACGCTGTCGTCCGTCCCCGAACCATCACGCCCACCCCGAGTTTGCTTGCGCAAGCCAAATCTTTACATAACGGAATTTTTCGTCACAGAGCAGCACAAAGCCCCGGCCGCAGCGGCAGCCGGGGCTTCATGAATCAGCCTTGGGTCTCACACACCGGAACCAGAGGGCACGGAGTCAGTTGCCTCCGTCCACAGGTCCTGCTCGGCGCGGTCCGCCTGGATCTGGCGGTACACGAGGAGCCCGCCGATGGCGGCCAGTGCGACCAGGAGCAGCTTCTTCACCGCGCGACCTCGTCTTTCGTTGACGTAGGGGACTTCTGGCGCCCAACAATACACACCGACCGATACCGATCGGTGACCTGGCGGTCCACCAACTGGCCCAACCACGAAGACCCCCAGGCCTTGGCCTGGGGGTCTTCGACACTGTGGGGCTAACAGGATTTGAACCTGTGGCCTCATCCTTATCAGGGATGCGCTCTAACCAACTGAGCTATAGCCCCATCCGCGCTGCGCGCTGACTCCTGAAGATTAGCGCACAGACCCGGTCAGGCCAAAATCCGTTGTCCGGGGGCGTCTGCGCAGGTCATCCGACCCGTCGCGGGCGCCCGGGCGGAGGGCCTACTCGTCCTCGGCGAGGGTGAGCTCCACACCGCCGACGAAGCCCGCCGACAGGTTGTAGATGAACGCGCCCAGCGTCGCCAGTGCCGTCGCCAGCACCACGTCGATCACCGCGATGACCGATGTGAAGATCAGAACGCGCGGCAGCGACAGGAACGACTGGAGGTCGAAACCGTTGCCCTCGTTCGAACCGGTCGCCTCGCTGATCGTGCCGCCGACGGTCGAGAAGACGCCCATCGCGTCCATGACCATCCACAGCACGGCCGCCGCCACGATCGTGCAGATGCCCAGCGCGATCGACAGCAGGAAGCTGACCTTCATGACCGACCACGGGTCGGCCTTGGCCACCCGCAGCCGCGCCTTGCGCGTGCGGGGCGCCGTACGGACCCCCGTGCGCGGCTTGCGCTGCGCACCCGTTCCCGTGCCGCCCTTCGCCGCCGCGGGGCCCGAGGGTGCCGGGTAGGCCTGCGGCGGGTGGTACGGCTGTGCGGGCTTTTCCTGGCCGGCGTCCGCGCCGACCGACGGCTTCGGACCTCGGGTGTCCGTCACGGTTCCCCCCTGGGAGTCCGCGGCAGGGCCACGGGCACCGTTCGCTCCAGTCTTGGCCGGTCCGGCGCCCGTGGCTCCACTCACGACTTACTCCTCGTGCTCCCCGGCCGAGGGCTGCGTGCCCTCGGCGGCCTCGGCGGCCTGTCCGTCGGCCACCTCGGTGTCGTTCTCGTCGGCCTCGACCTCGTCAGCTTCCTGACCGGCCTCGGCGTTCCGGGCGATGCCGACCACGGCATCGCGCTTGCCCAGGTTGATCAGCTGGACGCCCATGGTGTCACGGCCGGTCTCCCTGACTTCGTTGACGCGCGTACGAATCACACCACCGCCGAGCGTGATGGCGAGAATCTCGTCGCTCTCGTCGACCACGAGCGCCCCGACGAGCGATCCGCGGTCCTCCACGATCTTGGCGGCCTTGATACCCAGACCGCCACGGCCCTGGACGCGGTACTCGTCGACCGGCGTCCGCTTGGCGTAGCCGCCGTCGGTCGCGGTGAAGACGAACGTACCCGGCCTGACAACGTTCATCGAGAGCAGTTCGTCACCTTCTCGGAAACTCATGCCCTTCACGCCCGAGGTGGCGCGGCCCATCGGACGCAGCGCGTCGTCGGTGGCCGTGAAGCGGATCGACTGCGCCTTCTTGCTGATCAGCAGCAGGTCGTCCTCGGCGGACACCAGCTCCGCACCGATCAGCTCGTCGTCGCTTCCGTCCTCGGTCTCCCGGAGGTTGATGGCGATGACGCCGCCCGAACGGGGCGAGTCGTAGTCCTTGAGAGCCGTCTTCTTCACCAGGCCGCCCTTGGTGGCCAGGATCAGGTAGGGCGCCGCCTCGTAGTCGCGGATCGCGAGGATCTGGGCGATCTTCTCGTCCGGCTGGAAGGCCAGCAGGTTCGCCACGTGCTGTCCGCGGGCGTCGCGGCCGGCGTCCGGGAGCTCGTACGCCTTGGACCGGTAGACCCGGCCCTTGTTCGTGAAGAACAGCAGCCAGTGGTGCGTGGTGGAGACGAAGAAGTGGTCGACCAGGTCGTCCTGCTTCAGCTTGGTGCCGCGCACGCCCTTGCCGCCGCGCTTCTGCGAGCGGTAGTCCTCGGTCTTGGTGCGCTTGACGTAGCCGCCGTGCGTGATCGTGACGACGATGTCCTCTTCGGCGATCAGGTCCTCGATGGACATGTCACCGTCGAAGGGCACCAGCTTGGAACGCCGGTCGTCGCCGAACTTCTCGACGATGGCCGCCAGTTCCTCGCTGACGATGGAGCGCTGACGCTCCTCCGAGGCCAGGATCGCGTTGTACTCGTTGATCTTGGCCTGGAGCTCGTCGTGCTCGGCGACGATCTTCTGCCGCTCCAGGGCCGCGAGGCGGCGGAGCTGCATCTCCAGGATCGCGTTCGCCTGGATCTCGTCGATCTCCAGGAGGCCCATCAGGCCCTCGCGCGCGATCTCGACCGTGTTGCTGCGCCGGATCAGCGCGATGACCTCGTCGATCGCGTCCAGCGCCTTGAGCAGACCGCGCAGGATGTGGGCGCGCTCCTCCGCCTTGCGCAGGCGGAACTTCGTGCGCCGGACGATGACCTCGATCTGGTGCGTCACCCAGTGGCGGATGAACGCGTCGATCGACAGCGTGCGCGGCACGCCGTCCACCAGCGCCAGCATGTTCGCGCCGAAGTTGGTCTGCAGCTCGGTGTGCTTGTACAGGTTGTTCAGCACGACCTTGGCGACGGCGTCGCGCTTCAGCACGATCACCAGGCGCTGGCCGGTCCGGGACGAGGTCTCGTCACGGACGTCGGCGATGCCGCCGACCTTGCCGTCCTTCACCAGGTCCGCGATCTTCTGCGCGAGGTTGTCGGGGTTGGTCTGGTACGGGAGCTCCGTGACCACCAGGCACTGGCGGTTCTGGATCTCCTCGACCTCCACCACCGCGCGCATCGTGATGGAGCCGCGACCGGTCCGGTACGCCTCCTCGATGCCCTTGCGGCCCACGACCAGGGCGCCCGACGGGAAGTCAGGGCCCTTGATCCGCTCGATGAGCGCGTCCTGGAGCTCCTCGTGCGAGGCCTCCGGGTGCTCCAGCGCCCACTGGGCGCCGGCCGCGACCTCGCGGAGGTTGTGCGGCGGGATGTTGGTCGCCATGCCGACCGCGATGCCGGCGCTGCCGTTGACCAGGAGGTTCGGGAAGCGCGCCGGCAGGACCGTCGGCTCCTGGTTGCGGCCGTCGTAGTTGTCCTGGAAGTCGACGGTCTCCTCGTCGATGTCCCGGAGCATCTCCATGGCCTGCGGCATGAGCTTGCACTCGGTGTAGCGCATCGCGGCCGCCGGGTCGTTGCCCGGGGAGCCGAAGTTGCCGTTGCTGTCCACCAGCGGCATGCGCATCGACCACGGCTGGGCCAGGCGGACCAGGGCGTCGTAGATCGAGCTGTCACCGTGCGGGTGGTAGGTGCCCATGACGTCGCCGACGACGCGGGCGCACTTGTAGAAGCCCTTCTCGGGCCGGTAGCCGCCGTCGTACATCGCGTACAGCACGCGGCGGTGCACCGGCTTGAGGCCGTCCCGTACGTCGGGCAGCGCGCGGGACACGATGACGGACATCGCGTAGTCGAGGTAGGAGCGCTGCATCTCCGTCTCGAGCCCGACGGGCTCGATGCGCAGCACGGGCTGCTCCTCCGCGGGATTCTCGGCGGTGGGGGTGGTTTCGTCGGCCATTGCTGGTCAGAAGTCCTTTCAGGCGGCGGTCAGCGGAGCCGACTCAGATGTCGAGGAAGCGGACGTCCTTGGCGTTGCGCTGGATGAAGGAGCGTCGTGCTTCGACGTCCTCGCCCATGAGCACCGAGAACAGGTCGTCGGCCTGGGCCGCGTCGTCGAGGGTGACCTGGCCGAGCACGCGGTGGTCCACGTCCATGGTCGTGACGCGCAGCTCCTCGGCGTTCATCTCGCCCAGACCCTTGAAGCGCTGGATCGAGTCTTCCTTGATCCGCTTGCCGTTCTGCTTGCCGAGCTCCACCAGCGCGTCGCGCTCGCGGTCCGAGTACGCGTACTCGAAGTCGTCCCGACCCCACTTGATCTTGTACAGCGGGGGACGCGACAGGTACACGTGACCGGCCTCGACCAGCGGCCGCATGAAGCGGAAGAGGAAGGTCAGCAGCAGGGTGTTGATGTGCTGGCCGTCGACGTCGGCGTCCGCCATCAGGATGATCTTGTGATAGCGGAGCTTCTCGATGTCGAAGTCCTCGTGCACACCGGTACCGAAAGCACTGATCAGCGCCTGGACCTCGGTGTTCTGCAGGATCTTGTCGATCCGGGCCTTCTCGACGTTCAGGATCTTGCCGCGGATCGGCAGGATGGCCTGGTACATCGGGTTGCGGCCGACTTCGCGGAGCCACCGGCCGAGTCACCCTCGACGATGAAGATCTCGCACTTGGTCGGATCGTTCGACTGGCAGTCCGACAGCTTGCCCGGCAGCGAGGCCGACTCCAGCAGGCCCTTGCGACGGGTCAGGTCACGGGCCTTGCGGGCCGCGACACGCGCCGTGGCCGCCTGGATCGACTTGCGGATGATGTCCGCCGCCTCGACCGGATTGCGGTCGAACCAGTCGTTCAGGTGCTCGTGGACGACCTTCTGCACGAAGGTCTTGGCCTCCGTGTTGCCCAGCTTCGTCTTCGTCTGGCCCTCGAACTGCGGCTCACCCAGCTTGACCGAGATGATCGCCGTCAGACCCTCACGGATGTCCTCACCCGCAAGGTTGTCGTCCTTCTCCCGCAGCAGCTTCTTGTCCCGCGCGTAACGGTTCACCAGACCCGTCAGGGCCGCACGGAAGCCTTCCTCGTGCGTACCGCCCTCGTGCGTGTGGATCGTGTTCGCGAAGGAGTAGACCCCCTCCGTGTACTGCGAGTTCCACTGCATCGCGATCTCGACCGAGAGCATGCGCTCCTTGTCCTCGGCCTCGACGTCGATGACGGTCGGGTGGATGAGCTCACCCTTGCGCGAGTTGAGGTACTTCACGAAGTCGACGATGCCGCCCTCGTAGTAGTACTTCACCGTGCGCGCCTGGGGCTCGGCCGCGTCCGCGTCCGGGTCGTCGGCGCCCGCGGTGGCCTTGGCCGACTCGCGCTCGTCGGTCAGCGACAGGGTCAGGCCCTTGTTGAGGAAGGCCATCTCCTGGAAGCGCCGCGAGAGCGTCTCGAAGGAGTACTCGGTCGTCTCGAAGATGTCGCCGTCGGCCCAGAAGGTGACCGAGGTGCCCGTCTCGGCGGTCTCCTCGTTCTTCGCCAGGGCGGCGGTCGGGGCACCGAGCTTGTAGTCCTGCGTCCAGCGGTAGCCGTCACGCCGCACCTCGACCGCAACGCGCGTGGACAGCGCGTTGACGACGGAGACGCCGACGCCGTGCAGACCGCCGGAGACGGCGTAGCCGCCGCCGCCGAACTTGCCGCCGGCGTGCAGGACGGTCAGGACGACCTCGACGGCCGGCTTGCCCTCGGACGGCACGATGTCGACCGGGATGCCTCGGCCGTTGTCGACGACCTTGACCCCCCCGTCGGCCAGGATCGTCACGTCGATGGTGTCCGCGTGCCCGGCCAGGGCCTCGTCGACCGAGTTGTCCACGACCTCGTAGACGAGGTGGTGCAGACCGCGCTCGCCGGTCGAGCCGATGTACATGCCGGGCCGCTTGCGGACCGCGTCCAGGCCCTCCAGGACCTGAATGTTGCTGCCGGTATACGAAGACCCACCTGCCTCGGCGGCCTCGCCGTCGGCGGTGGACTCGTTCTTGTCGTTGGGGTTGCCGGAATCGGCCACGAAGCGCCCTTTCTGGCACAGCACAGGCCGAACTCCGGGCCAGCAGGCATGCAAGCAGGAGCGGCTGCGTCGATCTGCGTTGTCAGCGTTTGTCAGCGGGATCCCGCAAGCGGGCGGGATTTGCTTCAGTCTACCGGTACCACCGACATGAATGGGGGTTTGCCGGTACCTGAGTCCGCATGTGCCGCCCTGAACCTCCTCTCTCCGACTCCCCACATCCGGGAAGGGGCTCAAAGAGGCTCACGCGGGCGTCCAGCCCTTCGGGCTGTCAACCTCCGACTACCGTGAGGGACGCCACCCGGATCTGCCGATCTCCGGCCCGGCAGACCCCTCCGGCCGCTTCAGCCTCGCCGGCGTTCGAGGCCCGGGTCCGGGGCGGCGCCCCGGGTCCCGCGGAGCGGGCTGCAGGTCACCGCACGGGCAGCCCCGCAGGGGACCGTCACCCGTAGGTGTCCCCGGGACCCTTGCTGCCCGGCGCCCGCCACGGCCCGTAGCCCTTCGGCCGTCCTCCGGGCCCCTGCACCTTGATCAGACGTACGGTGCCCTGCCCCAGATCCGCGTTCAGCCGCGCGACCAGCTGCGGAGCCAGCAGCTTCAGCTGGGCCGCCCACGCAGAGGAATCGCACCGCACCACAAGTTCACGGTCCTCGTAGCGTTCCGGTTCACAGTGGGCCGCGATCTCCGGGCCGACGATCTCCGGCCAGCGCTCCATCACGCCCGCCACCGCCATCGGCATCTCCCAGCCGCGTTCGGTGCGCAGCCGGTCCAGCGCCGCCATGAGCGGCATCGGGTCCCGGCCGTCCGCGCGGGCTCCCGAGCGCAGCCCAGGCTGCTGGCGCTTCTTCCCGACGGCCGCGTTGCCCCGGGCCCGCGCCTGCTCCCGCGCCGCCGCGAGGGCCTGGCGCGCAAGGTCCACCCCGGAGGCCTCCGGGGTCCTGCGACCCTCCTGCGGGTCCTTGGCGTGCTCGTTCACAGCCGGGTCACCTCACCGCCGGACACCCCGAACCGCGTTCCCACCAGCACCCCCGGGACGTCGTCGTCGACGGCCGCCGTCACCAGGACCTGCTCGCCCGGAGCCACCAGCTCCGCCAGCCGCTCCCGGCGCCGCGTGTCCAGCTCGGCGAACACGTCGTCGAGGATCAGCACCGGCTCGCTGCCCTCCGAGCGCAGCAGCTCGTAGGAGGCCAGCCGCAGCGCGAGCGCGTACGACCACGACTCCCCGTGGCTCGCGTACCCCTTCGCGGGCAGTTCGCCGAGCCGCAGCACCACGTCGTCGCGGTGCGGGCCCACCAAGGTCACACCGCGCTCGATCTCCTGCTTGCGCACCTCGGCCAGCGCGGCCAGCAGCACCTCGTAGAGGGCCTCGCGGGTGCGCGCCGCGCCGCTGTCCACCGCCTCGCCGGCCGAGGACTTGTACGCCAGTCCCAGCGGGCCCCCGCCGGGCGCGAGCTGCTCGTAGGCCTTGTCCGCCAGCGGCAGCATGGTCGCGATCAGATCCAGCCGCTGCGCGAGCAGCTCCGCACCCACGCGCGCGAGGTGCTGGTCCCACACGTCGAGGGTGGAGAGGTCCAGGGAGCGGCCGCCGTGCCTGCGGGCCATCGCGGCCGACTTCAGCAGGGTGTTGCGCTGCTTGAGCACCCGCTCGTAGTCGGAGCGGACCGCGGCCATCCGCGGCGAGCGCGCCGTGACCAGCTCGTCCAGGAAGCGCCGCCGCTCACCCGGGTCGCCCTTGACCAGGGCCAGGTCCTCCGGGGCGAACAGCACCGTCCGTATGATCCCCAGCACGTCCCGCGGCCTGACCTGCGAGGACCGGTTGATCCGGGCCCGGTTCGCCCGGCCGGGATTGAGCTCCAGCTCCACCAGCTGCTGGCGCTCGCCCTGGGTGACGGCCGCGCGGATGATCGCCCGGTCGGCGCCCATGCGTACGAGCGGGGCGTCCGAGGAGACCCGGTGGCTGCCGAGGGTCGCGAGGTAGCCGATCGCCTCGACGAGGTTGGTCTTCCCCTGGCCGTTGGGGCCCACGAAAGCGGTGACGCCCGGGTCGAGCGGAACCTCGGCCCGGGCGTACGAGCGGAAGTCGGCCAATGAGAGATGCGAAACGTGCATACGGCGCCGACCTCCCCCGGCTTTCCAACTGCTCGCTGTGGTGCTGTGCCGCTGCGTCGCGGTACTGCCGTACCTGCTGCGGCCCTGTGCTGCGGAGTGCTACTTCTTCTCGACCGCGTGGCCGCCGAACTGGTTGCGCAGCGCGGCGATCATCTTCATCTGCGGGGAGTCGTCCTGCCGCGAGGCGAAGCGCGCGAAGAGCGACGCGGTGATCGCGGGCAGCGGTACGGCGTTGTCGATCGCCGCCTCCACCGTCCAGCGTCCCTCGCCGGAGTCCTGGGCGAAGCCGCGCAGCTGGTCCAGGTGCTCGTCCTCGTCGAGGGCGTTCACGGCCAGGTCCAGCAGCCAGGAGCGGATGACGGTGCCTTCCTGCCAGGAGCGGAAGACCTCGCGGACGTCGGTGACCGAGTCCACCTTCTCCAGGAGCTCCCAGCCCTCGGCGTAAGCCTGCATCATGGCGTACTCGATGCCGTTGTGGACCATCTTCGCGAAGTGGCCCGCTCCGACCTTGCCGGCGTGCACGGCGCCGAACTCGCCCTCGGGCTTGAGGGCGTCGAAGACCGGCTGCACACGGGCCACGTCCTCGGCGGCGCCGCCGTACATGAGCGCGTAGCCGTTCTCGAGGCCCCACACGCCACCGGAGACACCGCAGTCGACGAAGCCGATGCCCTTGGCCTTCAGCTCCTCGGCGTGCTTCTCGTCGTCGGTCCAGCGGGAGTTGCCGCCGTCGACGACGATGTCGCCGGGCGAGAGCAGCTCGGCGAGCTCGTCGACCGTGGACTGGGTGGCCGCACCGGCCGGGACCATGATCCACACGACGCGGGGGGCCTGCAGGCTGTCCACAAGCTCCTGCAGGCTGTGGACATCCGCGAGGTCCGGGTTGCGGTCGTATCCGATGACGGTGTGGCCTGCGCGGCGGATGCGCTCGCGCATGTTGCCGCCCATCTTGCCGAGACCGACGAGACCAAGCTCCATCAGGTGGTTCCTTAAGCGTTGTGGCCGTCTTTGCCGGGGCTTCCCCGGCCGTGTCCTCACCGGACGCTCAGGGGGGTCGCCCACCGGATCCGAGCCTACGCCGGGCCGTGGCGGCAGGCCTTGCGGGCGCTCCATGGCGGCCGGCCCGGTTCACGGGATTCCCGGTTCTCCCGGCGCCCTCCCCAGCCTGTGGACGACGCCGGGCCCGGCCCCGCTGCGTGCGAGACCGGGCCCGGCGTCCACAGGTGGAACGTCAGCCGGACAGTCGCACCGGCATGATCAGGTACTTGTAGGCCTCGTCGGCCTCCGCGTCGATCGCCGGGCGGCCGCTGAGCAGGGCGGGCTTGGTCGACGTGGTGAAGCTGAGCTGGGCCACCGGGGACGCGATCGCGCTCAGGCCGTCCAGCAGGAAGGTCGGGTTGAAGGCGATCGAGATGTCGTCGCCGTCCAGCTGCGCGTCGACCCTTTCCACAGCCTGTGCGTCGTCGGAGGAACCGGCCTCCAGGATGAGCACACCCTTCTCGAAGCTGAGGCGGACCGGGGTGTTGCGCTCGGCCACCAGGGCCACGCGCTTGACGGCCTCGACGAAGGGCGCGGTCTCGATCACGGCGATCGAGTTGAACTCCGTCGGGAACAGCGTCCGGTACTTGGGCAGGTCGCCTTCGAGCAGCCGGGTGGTGGTGCGGCGGCCGGCGCCCTCGAAACCGATCAGGCCCTCGCCCGCACCGGAGCCGGACAGCGCCAGGGTGACGGTGTCACCGCTGGTGAGCGAGTTGGCGATCTCCTGGAGCGTCTTGGCGGGCACCAGGGCCACGGCCGAGGCGTCCGGGTTCTCGGGCTTCCACAGGAACTCGCGGACCGCGAAGCGGTAGCGGTCGGTGGAGGCCAGGGTGACGCGGTCGCCCTCGATCTCGATGCGGACACCGGTCAGCACCGGCAGCGTGTCGTCACGGCCGGCGGCGGTGGCCACCTGCTTGGCGGCGGAGGCGAAGACCTCGCCGGCCACGGTGCCGGTCGCGGTCGGCATCTGCGGCAGTGCCGGGTACTCCTCCACAGGCAGGGTGTGGAGTGTGAATCGCGAGGAGCCGCAGACCACGGTCGCCCGTACACCGTCTGTGGAAATCTCCACCGGGCGGTTGGGGAGGGCGCGGCAGATGTCGGCGAGCAGCCGGCCGGAGACCAGGACGGTGCCGTCCTCCTCGACGTCCGCCTCGACGGAGACGCGGGCCGAGACCTCGTAGTCGAAGCCGGAGAGGCTCAGGGTGCCCTCCTCGGCCTTCAGCAGCAGGCCCGCGAGAACGGGCACCGGCGGCCGGGCCGGGAGGCTACGGGCGGCCCAAGCCACCGCCTCCGCGAGTACGTCGCGCTCCACCCGGATCTTCACCGGAACCGCCTCCTGCTGTTGCTCGCTCGTCTGCCGGCCTTCGTCGTCGGCTCGTCGATGCCTCGACCGATGCCGGGGACCAGTCTGACGTACGGCGCCGACACTCGGTGCGGCTGGCGGTCAAGTCGGGAGCGAGGCGCTGGGGCGGGCGATCGACGAGTTGTGCACAGGACCCGCTTGAAAACCGAAACCGGCCTAACTCTCTATGGGGGTAGTAGTAGGGCCTGTGGAAACGGTGGATAAGTCCGTTCTCGCAGGTCAACCCCAGTTTTTTATCCACCGACCCTGTGGGCGACACCGGTGGACAACCCCGTGTCTCTGTGGAGAACGAAAAGTTCTGCACAGGCTGTCCCCAGGGGACCCCGATTACTCCACAGGTGTGTCCCCAGCTTTCCCCCGGTACTCCACAACCCAAACGTCTACATCGGTGTGACCGCTTTCACTCCGGGCGGTGAGAGGGGGTGGTGTGTTGCCGAACAGTGGACAAGGGTGTGGAGAAGGCCGCGCATCCTGTGCACAGGACGTGGAAACCTGTGGGCCGACGGTGGACAACGCCGTGGACAGGGCTGTGGACGAAATAGTTGTCCACAGCCTGTGGATGACGTTTGTGCACAATTCCACAGGGGTCTGACCAGCCCTGATGGGGCCTCACCCCGCACGCCTGTGGACAGATTGTGGGCGACGCAGCC
Proteins encoded in this window:
- the gnd gene encoding phosphogluconate dehydrogenase (NAD(+)-dependent, decarboxylating), giving the protein MELGLVGLGKMGGNMRERIRRAGHTVIGYDRNPDLADVHSLQELVDSLQAPRVVWIMVPAGAATQSTVDELAELLSPGDIVVDGGNSRWTDDEKHAEELKAKGIGFVDCGVSGGVWGLENGYALMYGGAAEDVARVQPVFDALKPEGEFGAVHAGKVGAGHFAKMVHNGIEYAMMQAYAEGWELLEKVDSVTDVREVFRSWQEGTVIRSWLLDLAVNALDEDEHLDQLRGFAQDSGEGRWTVEAAIDNAVPLPAITASLFARFASRQDDSPQMKMIAALRNQFGGHAVEKK
- the dnaN gene encoding DNA polymerase III subunit beta, with translation MKIRVERDVLAEAVAWAARSLPARPPVPVLAGLLLKAEEGTLSLSGFDYEVSARVSVEADVEEDGTVLVSGRLLADICRALPNRPVEISTDGVRATVVCGSSRFTLHTLPVEEYPALPQMPTATGTVAGEVFASAAKQVATAAGRDDTLPVLTGVRIEIEGDRVTLASTDRYRFAVREFLWKPENPDASAVALVPAKTLQEIANSLTSGDTVTLALSGSGAGEGLIGFEGAGRRTTTRLLEGDLPKYRTLFPTEFNSIAVIETAPFVEAVKRVALVAERNTPVRLSFEKGVLILEAGSSDDAQAVERVDAQLDGDDISIAFNPTFLLDGLSAIASPVAQLSFTTSTKPALLSGRPAIDAEADEAYKYLIMPVRLSG